ATTATTTGCCGCCGCAGCTGCATTTCGTTTCGGGTTTTTCTTGCTTTGTCGGTTCAGGGAGTTCGTCCTTTTCGCAGGAAGGGAATGCGATCAAGGTGATTAAGGCAACCCCTATAATCAATGCCCATTTTTGAGAGGCGTTGGGAGTGTTTGACATTATCATAATCCGTATTCTTTATAGATTTCTTTTCTTAATTCGTCCCTTATATCTTCCGGGTGCCTGAGTAGCCGCTTTTCTATCACTCGCTTAGCGTATTCCCGGGATAGGCGGTCTATTTCGCTTTTGCGGGTTCGTTTGGATGGCTGTCCTTTTATGTATTCTACTCTCAGCATTATGCAACACGAGTTATTTCTACCTCTGAACGATCATTTGTGAGCTTCACAGTGTAGACTTTACCGTAGATAAGTTTCAACTCCCATGCGTAGCGGGCCGCACTATTTCGCCTTTTTAATGGGGCGGTTAGTGTGGCATTAATAACCATTTCTTTCATAGAGCCCTTCAGGTCCTCAGATTCCGCTCGCATTGTTATTCTCATTTTTTATCTATCTTTGTTTGTTGGTAAGCAAATATATGTAGAAAAATCTACACGAGCAAATTTTATGTGTAGATTTTTCTCAATTAATTTAAAATTAATGGGCTCTACGATTCAAAGATTTATTCAATTCATTGAGAATCAAGGGTATTCCAAGCGGCAGGCCGAGGTAAAATTAGGGATGGGGAACGGCCGCTTAGGTAAAATGCTCAAGAGCAATACCGAAATAAAAGGGATATTATTGGAGAATATTCTAAGGAAATTTCCATCTCTGAGTAGAAATTGGCTCCTACAGGGAGAGGGAGAAATGACAGTCCAGAATGTCGAAGATCCTATTTTAAATGAAAGCGGAATAGCGGTTTCTGCCGAAAAGGAGCGTACGATAAGCGTCCAAGAAAGGTACATTGCGCACCTTGAAGGTCAAATAAGCGACCTTTTGGGAAAGTACAATAAATTGGAGGAAAAGTTGATCGAAAAGGATAACGAGATAAAGGGCCTTCAGGAGCGTATAGAGCGAGATGCTAAAAAAATCTCGGCCTATGAGCGAAATTTGGGAAATAGCAACCCGTCCCGCTCTAAATCCGAAATACCGGCCGGGAAGTGATCATAATGATCGTATAAATGAAAACTGACTAATATGATAATGTTCAGTATCTGTCTTAAATAGGTTCCTCCGCTTGTTTAGTTATAGGTAACCCAAATATAGCAAATTACTACACAATTTTCAACCTTTAAATGTGAAAATATGAGAATACTATTACTAATAGGTTTTACGTTGCTTCCCTCTGCTATATTTGGTCAGTCTATAAATAATTTTAAATACACCGGCAACGAGGTTCAATATGAATTTGTTTACAACCTTGACACAGATTCAACGGAATTGCAAAGGCGATTATCGGCATTCATTCCTTTAATAAGAGGAGTTAAGGATGTTTTAGTGAGTGAGGGACAAATTTCAGGAAGGATTGAAAATGCCCAGGTAAATTATAAGGCACACGGGTTCAAAAGAGGGGATTTATCTCTCTTAATGGATGACCCAGTATCATATGGATTTTTAGTTCAAATAAAAGGCGGAAAGTATAGGGTGGTTTTAAGCGGTATATACTTTTATGATGAAGTTGAGAAGTTCACTTACTATTTTACGGAATATTCATACAATAGCAAAACGGGTGCATTTAAGTATCTAAAGGAAAGCAAAACGCCATCCTTCATGAGGAACCCCATAAGAAATACTATGCAAATGTTGGCAGTCCATTTCCATGATACTTTCGCACTTAAACCATCCAACGACAACTGGTGATGACCGATCCAGAAAAAATGCGCTTCATCATGAAGACGCTGAATATGACGCAGAAGGAGCTCGCCGAAAAAGCGAAGCTTTCGCAATCCCTTATATCTGACATCATAACCGGAAAGAGGAATGCCACCTATAACATTATAAGGAAAATAGGAGAGGCCACAAGCCTCAATCAGGATTGGTGGTTTAATCAACGAGGGAAAGCGTTCCTGGACAAGGATGCGCCTCCCGTAGCGGCCAATGACGCTAAATTCATTGCAGAGCA
Above is a genomic segment from Verrucomicrobiia bacterium containing:
- a CDS encoding helix-turn-helix transcriptional regulator gives rise to the protein MTDPEKMRFIMKTLNMTQKELAEKAKLSQSLISDIITGKRNATYNIIRKIGEATSLNQDWWFNQRGKAFLDKDAPPVAANDAKFIAEQNELLKAHIKDQQRIIAMLEDKISLLEAQCDLKRRKEK